From a single Clostridium isatidis genomic region:
- a CDS encoding sugar O-acetyltransferase: MTEKEKMLKGYLYNANYDKELIKEREKAKDLCYDYNNLKPSDIVNQKSIISKLLGKIKEEFYITAPFYCDYGYNIEIGNNFYSNHNLIILDCAKVIFGDNVFIGPNCCFSTAGHPIDSEQRNKGLEFAYPITVGNNVWFGAGVIVLPGVTIGNDVVIGAGSIVTKNIPSGVIALGNPCKVIRKITDEDKKKYWKEDK, from the coding sequence ATGACAGAAAAAGAAAAAATGCTGAAGGGTTACTTATATAACGCTAATTACGATAAAGAATTAATTAAAGAAAGAGAAAAGGCTAAAGATCTTTGCTATGATTATAATAATTTAAAACCTTCTGATATAGTAAATCAAAAATCAATTATTTCAAAACTTTTAGGTAAAATAAAAGAGGAATTTTATATAACTGCTCCTTTTTACTGCGATTATGGTTACAACATTGAAATAGGAAATAACTTTTATTCTAATCATAACTTAATTATATTGGATTGCGCTAAAGTGATTTTTGGTGATAATGTATTTATTGGCCCAAATTGTTGCTTTTCAACTGCAGGGCATCCAATTGATTCAGAGCAAAGGAATAAAGGGCTCGAATTTGCTTATCCAATAACCGTAGGAAATAATGTTTGGTTTGGTGCGGGAGTTATTGTATTGCCTGGCGTAACTATTGGGAATGATGTAGTAATTGGAGCTGGCAGTATAGTAACAAAGAACATACCTTCAGGAGTAATAGCTCTAGGAAATCCTTGTAAAGTAATAAGAAAAATTACTGACGAAGATAAGAAAAAATATTGGAAAGAAGACAAATAA
- a CDS encoding DUF1002 domain-containing protein yields MEKNFLKFTAACVLSLSIFNINVQAQNKERVTFGIDLTDAQEQEMLKEFGVSEDQVTIDRITNEDIIEQLGLDPNDPSNYQGGCYSSSYVKLTDRGGIQVKAKNLTEVTSLMLSNALVTSGVTNAEIIASSPFPVTGTSALSGILKGFEGAKGEELSLENKKTAQEEIEATSDLGEEIGYDEAAKVINDIKTKIIKEAPKNSEEISEIINDVTKDYTIELSEEQKEQIKALMSKINDLDIDYDKVKDTLTNISNQIAEVLKKSGKEIQDSGFLQNILSTLSNFFSSIFNFLKDLFNK; encoded by the coding sequence ATGGAAAAGAACTTTTTAAAATTTACTGCAGCATGTGTCCTTAGTTTATCTATATTTAATATTAATGTCCAAGCCCAAAATAAAGAGAGAGTAACTTTTGGTATTGATTTAACCGATGCTCAGGAACAGGAAATGCTAAAGGAATTTGGGGTTTCTGAAGATCAAGTTACAATAGATAGAATAACAAACGAGGATATTATTGAACAATTAGGATTAGATCCTAATGATCCTTCAAATTATCAAGGAGGATGTTATTCTTCTTCTTATGTTAAACTTACTGATAGAGGAGGAATACAAGTTAAAGCTAAAAATTTAACTGAAGTAACATCACTTATGCTTTCAAATGCATTAGTTACATCAGGAGTAACAAATGCAGAAATTATTGCCAGCTCGCCTTTCCCTGTTACAGGAACATCTGCTTTATCAGGAATTTTAAAAGGATTTGAAGGAGCTAAAGGTGAAGAATTATCATTAGAAAATAAGAAAACGGCTCAAGAAGAAATAGAAGCAACTTCAGATCTTGGAGAGGAAATAGGCTATGATGAAGCTGCAAAAGTAATCAATGATATTAAAACCAAAATTATAAAAGAAGCTCCAAAAAACAGCGAAGAGATTTCAGAAATAATTAATGATGTTACAAAAGACTATACAATTGAATTATCAGAAGAACAAAAAGAACAAATAAAAGCACTTATGAGTAAAATTAATGACCTAGATATAGATTACGACAAAGTTAAGGATACACTAACCAATATAAGCAATCAAATTGCAGAAGTACTGAAAAAATCAGGTAAAGAAATTCAAGATAGTGGTTTTTTGCAAAATATTCTTTCAACTTTAAGTAATTTTTTCTCTAGTATATTTAATTTTTTGAAGGATCTATTTAATAAATAA
- a CDS encoding Cof-type HAD-IIB family hydrolase, translating into MSKIKVIIMDVDGTLTNSEKIITPKTKYALMKAQEQGTILVLASGRPTSGLIDFARELRMDEHNGILVAFNGSKVVDCKTNKVLFNETMTIEEGQAVLEHMKKFKVKPMIDKDDYMYVNDVYDCYIDFNGKPFNIIKYESRGGKFKLCEKDDLAAFADYPLNKILTAGDPEYLKAHYKEMMEPFKNTLSCMFTAPFYFEFTAKGIDKAKALDSVLIPMGYKKEEMIAFGDGHNDASMIKYAGIGVAMENAVPDLKAIADEITLSNEEDGIAYTLSQYFKDIDF; encoded by the coding sequence ATGAGTAAAATAAAAGTAATAATTATGGATGTAGATGGTACTTTAACAAACAGTGAAAAGATAATAACACCAAAAACAAAGTACGCTTTAATGAAGGCACAAGAACAAGGAACAATATTAGTTCTTGCCTCTGGAAGACCTACTTCTGGTTTAATAGATTTTGCTAGAGAATTAAGAATGGATGAGCATAATGGAATACTTGTTGCTTTTAACGGTTCTAAGGTTGTCGATTGTAAAACTAATAAAGTTTTATTTAATGAAACTATGACTATAGAAGAAGGGCAAGCTGTTCTTGAGCATATGAAAAAGTTTAAGGTTAAACCTATGATTGATAAAGATGATTATATGTATGTTAATGATGTATATGATTGCTACATAGACTTTAATGGTAAACCTTTTAATATAATTAAATATGAATCCCGTGGAGGAAAATTTAAATTATGTGAAAAGGATGATTTAGCTGCTTTTGCAGATTATCCTCTAAACAAAATTTTAACTGCAGGTGATCCAGAATACCTTAAGGCACATTATAAAGAAATGATGGAACCATTTAAGAATACTTTAAGCTGTATGTTTACAGCTCCTTTCTACTTTGAATTTACAGCAAAGGGCATTGATAAAGCTAAGGCTCTTGATTCTGTTTTAATTCCAATGGGATACAAAAAGGAAGAAATGATAGCTTTTGGAGATGGACATAATGATGCTTCTATGATTAAATATGCAGGAATTGGTGTCGCTATGGAAAATGCCGTTCCTGATTTAAAAGCAATTGCTGATGAAATTACCTTATCAAATGAAGAAGATGGTATTGCATATACTTTAAGCCAATACTTTAAAGATATTGATTTTTAA
- a CDS encoding MurR/RpiR family transcriptional regulator: protein MNIFNKFYKLTDLTENEKILVKYIVDNSEVFVKMSASEISEACYISPSTIYRFCQKIGISGLSELKVQVSMSINEYLKENSSIDFNYPFKENESENQIILKMKELYEQTILSSLNLMNLDQLKKISHLLKNAKHIDFYTSAGNLYFAENFKFQMQEIGTFVNVPIEEYHQRLTASTSDENHVAIIVSFEGRGMVIKRLAEILKLNKTPIILISSINENPISKYADYYLFLSSNENHFNKISSFSTRLSLLYILDCIYTCYFNLDYDNNVKMKLEAYDKLSGRSI, encoded by the coding sequence ATGAACATTTTTAATAAGTTTTACAAATTAACTGACTTAACGGAAAATGAAAAAATATTAGTTAAATATATAGTAGATAATTCAGAAGTTTTTGTGAAAATGAGTGCAAGTGAAATTAGCGAAGCTTGCTATATTTCACCTTCAACTATTTATAGATTTTGTCAAAAGATTGGCATCTCAGGCCTATCTGAATTAAAGGTTCAAGTTTCTATGTCTATAAATGAATATTTAAAGGAGAATAGCAGCATCGATTTCAACTATCCTTTTAAAGAAAATGAAAGCGAAAATCAAATTATTCTTAAAATGAAAGAATTATATGAACAGACAATATTGTCTTCATTAAATTTAATGAACTTAGATCAATTAAAAAAAATTTCACACCTTTTAAAAAATGCTAAGCATATTGATTTTTACACTTCTGCTGGAAATTTATATTTTGCCGAAAACTTTAAATTTCAAATGCAGGAAATTGGAACCTTTGTCAATGTTCCAATAGAAGAATATCATCAAAGATTAACTGCATCTACTAGCGATGAAAATCATGTGGCAATTATTGTATCCTTTGAAGGCAGGGGAATGGTAATAAAAAGATTAGCAGAAATATTAAAATTAAATAAAACGCCTATTATATTAATTTCTTCAATAAATGAAAATCCTATTAGTAAATATGCAGATTACTATTTGTTTTTAAGTTCAAATGAAAATCATTTTAATAAAATTTCATCTTTTTCTACAAGATTATCTTTATTATATATTTTAGATTGTATTTATACCTGCTACTTTAATTTAGATTATGATAATAATGTAAAAATGAAGCTTGAAGCCTATGATAAATTATCTGGAAGAAGTATATAA
- a CDS encoding response regulator transcription factor — translation MREKILIIEDDEDISEILKYSLLKEGYKVKINPNGLETEYEINNFKPDLILLDIMLNDTDGFNVCRNITKYKIPIIMLTARIDILDKILGLELGADDYITKPFDIREVITRIRVALRRREEIKDMLIKKDGEIILGKIKINESARTSYIEDTEVKLKPKEFDLLLFLAKNKNKVYSREQLLDLLWGYDYYGDSRTVDVHITRLRSKFKNNINIETIFGVGYVIKDNAYDNKR, via the coding sequence ATGAGAGAAAAAATATTAATAATTGAGGATGATGAAGATATAAGTGAAATATTAAAATATTCACTATTAAAAGAAGGGTATAAGGTTAAAATTAATCCAAATGGATTAGAAACAGAATATGAAATAAACAACTTTAAACCTGATTTAATTTTGTTAGATATTATGTTAAATGATACAGATGGATTTAATGTTTGCAGAAATATTACTAAGTATAAAATTCCAATAATAATGCTTACTGCAAGGATTGATATATTAGATAAGATTTTAGGCTTAGAGCTAGGAGCAGATGATTATATAACAAAACCCTTTGATATAAGAGAGGTAATTACCAGAATTAGAGTTGCCCTCAGAAGAAGGGAAGAAATAAAAGATATGCTAATAAAAAAAGATGGAGAAATTATATTAGGAAAGATTAAAATTAATGAAAGTGCAAGGACCTCTTATATAGAAGATACTGAAGTAAAGTTAAAACCAAAGGAATTTGACTTATTACTATTTTTAGCCAAAAACAAAAATAAAGTGTATTCAAGGGAACAACTCCTAGATCTACTTTGGGGCTATGATTACTATGGTGACAGCAGAACAGTTGATGTTCATATTACAAGACTTCGAAGTAAATTTAAAAACAATATAAATATAGAAACTATTTTTGGTGTAGGTTATGTAATAAAGGATAATGCTTATGACAATAAGAGGTAA
- a CDS encoding DUF2935 domain-containing protein: MLSTKEFIRQSLELNLFFIRIMKEHAFFLEAGFTPKNTNLAEKGDDFRVEFTNLLKKTIALSDGVISQNVKKSGELVTKFTADAEKATTFFTTIPLNPEVTKAEANIIPGDKRDIPEKLEPLVKELNNKVLATVKKFISYKSKILDGVLNCSIFTFNYPLLIEHIRREAIFFYKLLSRIQNREKIDIAREAVEQQRFWNRIMAEHAKFIRGLLDPTEEELIKTANNFGKEFDKLTAEAIKLNDSISKLTEKDLEATKDIRNFKAEGTAGLLNCDIRSIIVPLLGDHVLREANHYLRLLKIFDRAF, translated from the coding sequence ATGTTATCAACAAAAGAATTTATAAGACAATCTCTTGAATTAAATCTATTCTTTATCAGAATAATGAAGGAACATGCTTTTTTCTTAGAAGCAGGCTTTACACCAAAGAATACCAATCTTGCTGAAAAGGGTGATGACTTTAGAGTAGAATTTACAAATTTATTAAAGAAAACAATTGCCCTTTCTGATGGTGTAATTAGCCAAAATGTAAAAAAATCAGGAGAACTAGTAACAAAGTTTACTGCAGATGCTGAAAAAGCAACAACATTTTTTACTACAATTCCTTTAAATCCTGAGGTTACTAAAGCAGAAGCTAATATTATACCTGGCGATAAAAGAGATATCCCAGAGAAACTTGAACCTTTAGTTAAGGAATTAAATAATAAAGTTTTGGCAACTGTAAAAAAATTTATTAGTTATAAATCAAAGATTTTAGATGGTGTCTTAAATTGCAGCATATTTACTTTTAACTATCCGCTTCTTATAGAGCATATAAGAAGAGAAGCAATATTTTTCTACAAATTATTATCTAGAATACAAAATAGAGAAAAAATTGATATAGCACGTGAAGCAGTTGAACAACAAAGATTCTGGAATAGAATTATGGCTGAACACGCAAAATTTATTAGAGGTTTACTGGATCCAACAGAAGAGGAATTAATTAAAACAGCTAATAATTTTGGAAAGGAATTTGATAAATTAACAGCTGAAGCAATAAAATTGAATGATAGTATTTCTAAGCTTACTGAAAAAGACTTAGAAGCTACTAAAGATATTAGAAACTTTAAAGCAGAAGGAACAGCTGGTTTATTAAATTGTGATATTAGATCAATAATTGTACCTTTATTAGGTGATCATGTATTGAGAGAGGCAAATCACTATCTTAGATTATTAAAAATCTTTGATAGAGCATTCTAG
- a CDS encoding ribonuclease J, with protein sequence MENTDNLKKQIKKKKKIKGKSKSKLKVIPLGGIGEIGKNLTVFEYEDEIIIIDCGASFPDESLLGIDIVIPDVSYLVKNKDKIKGFFITHGHEDHIGGLPYILKKINAPIYGTKLTLALIESKLNEHGIINDCKLNLVRPGDILEKGNFKIEFIRTNHSVADAVSIALHTPVGIIVHTGDFKIDYTAIDGQVIDLARYAQLGNKGVLLLLADSTNATHPGYTMSEKMVGESLNNLFAKAEGNGRVIVATFATSTHRIQQIVNASIKTGRKIAFSGKSMESISEIAIDLGYLKVPEEMIIDLKDINDYPSEEITIITTGSQGEPMAALTRIASGTHRNIQLEKGDTVIISSSPIPGNKKAVSSVIDDLVEKGAKVIYGEMEEIHVSGHACQQELELIHALLKPKFFMPVHGEHMHLIAHSRIAENMGIEKNNIFFLEIGDVLELSKNEGHISGKVPSGRVLIDGIGVGDVGNIVLRDRKNLSQDGLVTIVIAIDAVNKMIISGPDIVTRGFVYVRESEGLITEIKAITAKEVEKCLNNNITQWAEIKNNVRKEVTNFIYKKIKRKPMILPVITEI encoded by the coding sequence ATGGAGAATACAGATAATTTAAAAAAACAAATCAAAAAGAAGAAAAAAATTAAAGGAAAGAGTAAAAGTAAATTAAAAGTTATACCTTTAGGAGGAATAGGTGAAATAGGAAAGAATTTAACAGTCTTTGAGTATGAAGATGAAATAATAATTATAGACTGTGGTGCATCCTTTCCAGATGAAAGTTTGTTAGGGATAGATATAGTTATTCCTGATGTAAGCTATTTAGTTAAGAACAAAGATAAAATAAAGGGCTTTTTTATAACTCATGGCCATGAAGATCATATAGGTGGCCTTCCTTATATACTTAAAAAAATAAATGCACCGATATATGGAACAAAATTGACTTTAGCCTTAATAGAAAGTAAATTAAATGAACATGGAATAATAAATGATTGTAAGCTAAATTTAGTTAGACCTGGAGATATTTTAGAAAAAGGTAATTTTAAAATTGAATTTATCAGAACAAATCATAGTGTAGCAGATGCTGTATCAATAGCCCTACATACACCTGTTGGAATAATTGTTCATACTGGTGATTTTAAAATTGATTATACAGCAATTGATGGACAAGTTATAGATTTAGCTAGATATGCTCAATTAGGCAATAAAGGAGTTTTACTTCTATTAGCTGATAGTACAAATGCAACTCATCCTGGTTATACAATGTCAGAAAAAATGGTAGGAGAATCATTAAATAATTTATTTGCAAAAGCTGAAGGAAATGGAAGAGTGATTGTTGCAACCTTTGCCACTAGTACTCATAGAATTCAGCAAATTGTAAATGCTTCTATAAAAACTGGCAGAAAGATCGCTTTTAGTGGAAAAAGCATGGAAAGTATATCAGAGATAGCCATTGACTTAGGATATTTAAAAGTTCCAGAAGAAATGATTATTGATTTAAAAGATATTAATGATTATCCAAGTGAAGAAATTACTATTATAACAACTGGTAGTCAAGGAGAACCAATGGCAGCTCTAACAAGGATAGCCTCAGGCACACATAGAAATATTCAATTAGAAAAGGGTGATACTGTTATTATTTCTTCTAGTCCTATTCCAGGTAATAAAAAGGCTGTTTCTAGCGTAATAGACGATTTAGTAGAAAAAGGTGCAAAGGTTATCTATGGAGAAATGGAAGAAATACATGTTTCAGGGCATGCTTGTCAACAAGAACTTGAATTAATACACGCCTTATTAAAACCTAAGTTTTTTATGCCTGTTCATGGTGAACACATGCATTTGATAGCTCACAGTAGAATTGCAGAAAACATGGGCATAGAAAAAAATAATATATTTTTCTTAGAAATAGGAGATGTTTTAGAATTATCTAAAAATGAAGGTCATATATCAGGAAAAGTACCTTCTGGAAGAGTTTTAATTGATGGAATTGGTGTTGGAGACGTTGGAAATATTGTCCTTAGGGATAGAAAGAATTTATCTCAAGACGGTCTTGTGACTATTGTAATAGCAATAGATGCAGTAAATAAAATGATAATCTCTGGACCGGATATCGTTACAAGAGGATTTGTTTACGTTAGAGAATCCGAAGGCTTAATAACTGAAATAAAAGCAATTACTGCAAAAGAGGTAGAAAAATGCCTTAATAATAATATAACTCAATGGGCTGAAATAAAAAATAATGTAAGAAAAGAAGTTACAAACTTTATTTATAAAAAGATAAAAAGAAAGCCAATGATTTTACCAGTTATTACTGAAATATAG
- the catA gene encoding type A chloramphenicol O-acetyltransferase, with protein MKFNIINRDNWYRKEYFEHYLKQKTTFSITNEINITVLIKNLKKKNYKLYPAFIFMVTKIVNSHREFRTCFDVEGNLGYWSEMLPFYTIFDKKTATFSGIWSQVSVEFSKFHSQYERDVEKYNGTGTLFPKKPVPENNFPISMIPWSSFTSFNLNINNDGDFLLPIITAGRYTQIEEELLLPVSLQVHHAVCDGYHASIFMNELQRLANESENWI; from the coding sequence ATGAAATTTAATATTATTAACCGTGATAACTGGTATCGTAAAGAATACTTTGAGCATTATTTAAAACAGAAAACTACATTTAGTATAACTAATGAAATTAATATTACTGTACTTATTAAAAATTTAAAGAAAAAGAACTATAAGCTATATCCTGCTTTTATATTTATGGTTACAAAAATAGTTAATTCTCATAGAGAATTTAGAACTTGTTTTGATGTAGAAGGTAATTTGGGATATTGGTCAGAAATGTTGCCCTTTTATACAATTTTTGATAAGAAAACAGCTACTTTTTCTGGAATTTGGTCACAAGTTTCAGTTGAATTTTCTAAGTTTCATTCTCAATATGAAAGAGATGTTGAAAAATACAATGGTACTGGTACATTATTTCCAAAGAAACCTGTACCAGAAAATAATTTTCCAATATCAATGATTCCTTGGAGTTCCTTTACATCATTTAATTTAAATATTAATAATGATGGGGATTTTCTCTTACCAATTATAACTGCAGGTAGATATACACAAATAGAAGAGGAATTATTATTACCTGTTTCTTTACAAGTACATCACGCTGTTTGTGACGGTTATCATGCAAGTATTTTTATGAATGAATTACAAAGACTTGCTAATGAAAGTGAGAATTGGATTTAG
- a CDS encoding DUF2200 domain-containing protein, whose product MARRSINEMSFSSVFPLYIEKVERKGRTKDEVIEIITWLTGYSQEQLKEQLEKNVNFETFFKEAPKMNPLRTLIKGRICGVKIEEIEDPFMKEVRYLDKLIDELAKGKAMDKILRR is encoded by the coding sequence ATGGCAAGAAGAAGTATAAATGAAATGAGCTTTTCAAGTGTTTTTCCCCTTTATATTGAAAAAGTGGAGAGAAAAGGGCGTACTAAAGATGAAGTTATAGAAATAATTACTTGGTTAACAGGCTATAGTCAGGAACAATTAAAAGAACAATTAGAGAAAAATGTTAACTTTGAAACCTTCTTTAAAGAAGCTCCAAAAATGAATCCTTTAAGAACTCTAATTAAAGGTAGAATATGTGGTGTTAAAATTGAAGAAATTGAAGATCCTTTCATGAAGGAAGTCCGCTATTTAGATAAGTTAATAGATGAATTGGCAAAAGGAAAAGCAATGGATAAAATCTTAAGAAGATAA
- a CDS encoding sensor histidine kinase, with protein MTIRGKFGLVLLIIFIISLLSFNIFIDKLFEKNFKNIITEDVKIIYSSSIKNLEDYILLNNIKKDSLTVKDLNNKLINFIVDRIGCEGVIYNLDKEVIAIGIKNEKQIDLNKLYKIPNSFDLVKDNKTVVDIEEEGEEVLGRLSYSIYGKESEPIGIIVLIKDYSSEFIRNNNTKNLVNTIVSIMFILILTSVYYLSSNIVKPIIILKDKLSEISKGKYPNKIEVKSRDEIGVLVNSFNIMSEKLKKKDEQEKSFFRNVTHELKTPLTNISGYAQILEDENFDDIEFRKKALNRIISESNRMHDMVFSLLNISKQSSDLEEYNYEKINLKNIINELLDIRTLDLKGKNLKINFSSKDHILIGNKQYIKILFSNLIDNAIKYSSKETTIKIKLEEINEFIQFSILSKGKVIPVDLKDKIFEAFVRVENKGFSSKNSNGLGLYICKNIIAAHGGLIELNLNKDESEFIVKLPKG; from the coding sequence ATGACAATAAGAGGTAAGTTTGGATTAGTTTTATTAATCATTTTTATTATATCCTTGCTATCTTTCAATATATTTATAGACAAACTCTTTGAAAAAAATTTTAAAAATATAATTACAGAAGATGTAAAAATAATTTATTCCTCGTCTATTAAAAATTTAGAAGACTATATTCTTTTAAATAATATAAAGAAAGATAGTCTTACAGTTAAAGATTTAAACAATAAACTTATTAACTTTATAGTCGATAGAATTGGCTGTGAAGGAGTTATATATAACTTAGATAAGGAAGTTATTGCAATAGGAATAAAAAATGAAAAACAGATAGACCTTAATAAACTATATAAAATACCAAATTCCTTTGATTTAGTTAAGGACAACAAAACAGTAGTTGATATTGAAGAAGAAGGAGAAGAAGTTTTAGGCAGGCTTAGTTATTCTATTTATGGTAAAGAAAGTGAACCTATTGGAATAATTGTCTTAATAAAAGATTATAGCAGTGAATTTATTAGAAATAATAATACAAAAAACTTAGTAAATACCATTGTTTCTATAATGTTTATATTAATTCTTACTTCCGTATACTATTTATCCTCCAATATTGTAAAACCAATTATTATTTTAAAAGATAAGCTTTCAGAAATATCAAAGGGAAAGTATCCAAACAAAATAGAAGTTAAATCAAGAGATGAAATAGGTGTCCTTGTAAATAGTTTTAACATAATGAGTGAAAAGTTAAAAAAGAAAGATGAGCAGGAAAAAAGTTTTTTTAGAAATGTAACTCATGAACTAAAAACACCCCTTACTAATATTTCAGGCTATGCACAAATTTTAGAAGATGAAAATTTTGATGATATAGAATTTAGAAAGAAGGCATTAAATAGGATAATATCTGAAAGTAATAGAATGCATGATATGGTTTTTTCTCTGCTAAATATCTCAAAGCAAAGCAGCGACTTAGAAGAATATAATTATGAGAAAATTAATTTAAAAAATATAATAAATGAATTACTTGATATAAGAACACTTGACTTAAAGGGGAAAAATTTAAAAATTAACTTTTCTTCTAAAGACCATATCCTTATAGGAAATAAACAGTATATAAAAATATTATTTAGTAATTTAATAGATAATGCAATTAAGTATTCAAGTAAAGAAACAACTATAAAAATTAAACTTGAAGAAATAAATGAATTTATCCAATTTTCAATATTATCAAAAGGAAAGGTAATCCCAGTAGACTTAAAAGATAAAATATTTGAGGCCTTCGTAAGAGTTGAAAACAAGGGCTTTTCTTCTAAAAATTCAAATGGCCTTGGATTATATATATGTAAAAATATTATAGCTGCCCATGGTGGATTAATAGAACTTAATTTAAATAAAGATGAAAGTGAGTTTATAGTTAAATTACCTAAAGGTTAA